The Amaranthus tricolor cultivar Red isolate AtriRed21 chromosome 2, ASM2621246v1, whole genome shotgun sequence genome contains the following window.
TGTATTATGTCAAAGAACTAATTCAACTAGCATCTTAAGTTTACGGTCGTAGTcccaatatatgttatatactctatcataaAACACCTAATTAGCAAAGGGGTGATTGATTGCTTACATGGATGAAAAAGCCAGCTGATAGCATGAAAGACATGATGAGTATAGAAGCTAAGGTTAATGCTTTCTTGATGTCCATGAATGCTGCACCAATGCTTAAGCCTAGTCCCTGAAGTTTGATAGGTTTCAATAAGTGACTACTCATAAGTAGGGGTGTTCAACGGGCCGGACTCCCAATTTAAGCCCTTATTCAGCctgttttaaagagttttttaagAGTCGAGCCGAAAAAGGACTCTACTACAATTAAAATGGAACAAGCTATAAAAGGACTTAATAAGGGTCAAAAATAGGCCTTTGTAATATagcataatttaattattataaatgacaattcAATAGGGATTATTAACATTtcaacaatttaattattatgtattaAATTGATCAATGGGGATTCTAATAATTTCTAATGATATAAATGGGTCGGGCCAAACCATGTTGAGCTTGAAAAGTTTGGCTCATGTAAAGCCCATATTAAGTTTAAAGGTTCTTTATCCAACTTGATTCATATTTGCTGAACAAGCCATTATCCAGCCATTACCCCCACTCATAAGTCATAGAAATATTGTAGATGTTTATTTTATTACCTGGGAAGCCACTATGTTGAGGAAAATTGCAAGTAATGTGAGGAAAAATGCAGAAAATTTTGGTTTTAATCCAACCATGAAGTACATTATGAGCATAAAAAAGGTGGGTAAAACAAGATCCAAAGGTAGATCAGTGATGTTCCGAGCAGCAAAATATGCACTGAGTTTGTACATCCCTACTGATCTTTCCTTTATTAGCATTACTCTTTCTTGTGGGAAGGTAAAGATTGCTGTAAATAGTGGGAAAAAACCCCAGAAAACTGAGATGAAGAACAGCAACCCTGCCTGCACATACACAAAGAACATATATCACAGCTAAACTTTGTTAGATCATCATCATACTACCAGTACATTCCGCTTATTGAATCTATGATTAAGGTATGGGGAAAATTGAAAGACTAAAGGTATCATATATATTCTTATCAAAGGAGATGAAGAAGTTACGTTCGCCTAAACATTGTTAGATTGGGAAATCTAGTAGAGACAGATGTAGAACAAAATCATGTGAtatcaataaaatttttaaaaatgcaaattcttaaatgagacggcaAGGGGTCTTTGAGGGTGTGCTAGGTGATTGACCGCACAGGGCCTCCTCTTTCTTctctatattaaaattttaataaaaaaattatgttaaagttattttaaataaatatatttacgaTAAATAAggcacaaaataaaaattttgcataGAGCCTCCAAAATTTTCAAGACGGCTctatgagacggtcttatgGTGAGAGCATTTTTATTCGATGGACCTAATGTGCACACTTACTATGTTCGAGtcatcacttataaccttaaagtgattacgtTACAAAGTCTTAGAGTAATCACTTAAAATCTTAAACTAATCAATTTGAGAAACGAACTAATTTTGTTGCCTCGTATTATGGTGATATCGTCTTATGCAAGACTTGTTGGCATAAAAATGTGCGAACCCAGGTCAATGCATTCACATAGCAAAACTTCTATCAACTTAACCAATACAAATATTAGCATCTTTAGgtctattattttatacataagttAAATATTGTCAGTTGACATCTTTGACTAACTTGAATCCGCCCCTGAAATCTAGGCCGAGGTTTTCCTAGACTATGTCTTGTATTTGATTAATATAcgtttaatattaaattatgtaacatataacactaataatacTAGTCAAATTTGCTCAGTACATATACAGAGGTGAGTGTTGGACCTACACTATAATTACCTGATCAGAGGTATCTATGGAAGATGAATAATTAGGATGCCACCATAGCAAACCTACAATTATAGCGGTTAAAATGACTTGGATAACACGAGTGCAACTGAAATATTCATGTCGTCTTTCCTTAAATCCTCTACTAACAAGAACACAGAATTGGTCCCACCAGCTTGATTTCCACTTTGAATTACTTCTCCTGTATTCCAGCATTATATCACTTTGTTCAACTGTAgccttttttgtttttccattcCTTATCATCCATGATCTTGATTCACATTCCTCAACAAAATACTGCATAATGTATAAAAATAGATGTTATGATTTGTTGAGGAACCGAgcaaaaatatacaaatttttataatctACTTATTTTATACTTGAATTGAAATTTTGGGGCAGTGGTGGTTCTAGGCTCGTTCAAGATATCCAACCACCTAGGCCCTCAGATAAAGGCCTTCAATATTAACAATCTTCTTATAGTTTATCGGTCAAGAATAGTTGTCTTATTGTGATATTGTTTGGTTACAGGGGTTTAAAACctaacaatttaaattttagtcTCTATTTTACCATCAATGACTAACAAAGGGCCTCACTTTTCTaaacatcaaaaaataaatagagacTCTATAGTCTGTGCTCTGCGGGACCCTGTTTTGAGGTAAACAGATAATATATACAAGTTACATATCTTGGGGCTGCAACCATtgtgatagagtatatatatatttcatatcCTAAGACTTTAATCATCAGCTTAAAACTTTTGGTTAAATTGTTTTCTTGACACGATATTAAATGCATATATACTCAATGGGAGATCATGGGTTCGACTTTCATTGACCCCCCATttcaaagtggaatattttaACCACATATATGAAGAGAATATGTGTTGCATCCACTCTTTAGCATAGAGCCGTCTTGAAAAATTTGGCGGTCATGTGCAACACTTTTATTTTGCGTCTTATccatagtaaatatatttatattattttctcgagccgggggactcctttggtcgcactctcctttatgggtatgaattgccaccgtccttccctccccagaccctatccatagtttttctataagcgggatacactgggtaggatgataataatttttatattattaataaaattaacatatttcttttgttaattaactttttcatatacgtAAGAAAAATTTATCCTCTGCGGTCGATCACCTCACACCCCCTTAAAGACCCCCTGCTTTAACGGTAAGGATATATTATCTAAGGTAAATCAATTTATAGTCAGACATCTTACATATGCACAGAATATCGATATTTATCATGACTAATTTGATCACCTTATGAACTTCCATTTGTGAAGGCCTAGATGTAGAATTTGTGGGGGAGAGTGTGTGTTCCAACTGTAATGGGATAGATTTTTCATTCATGTTCCCATTTGCAAGATCAAGAAGAAACTCAGCAGGATTCATAGCTATAAGTGGTGAGCAACCCATAGAAGAAAAATACTTCATTGCATCAGATGCTTTCCCGAAATAGAGAGAGCTGCCTCTTCCTAGAAGTATTAGCTTGTCAAATTTGGAAAATAGTCTACTTGATGGCTGGTGAATGGTTGTTACCACTGTTTTTCCTGCCTGTGGAACAATGCAAGTTTTAATAAAGTAAAATGAGTTGTCTATCAACATTAGAGCTATTTAAAACACATCCAAAATGATCTGAAATTTACCCGACCTTGTAAGTGAATTCGATTTGACCCCACTTTAACAATATGGACACTGATATGTGTGTTTTATATActattttctaccatgcccccattgcattttcatagcatttctcgcgtattttgctcaattttctattggtttttatgcttggttggagtgtttgtttcctatctattttgtaggtacaaagctctaattatgctaggaatcgactcttggagcgagatttgcaagttggaaggtcataagctactcaaagggtcatttttgtgctgaccaggtctcatacccaggtgggtttccacatactcGACCGGGTTTACACTTGGcacttagaagaatttgaagatgccACTTAGAGAAAATGTTGCTACTCGCACCCAaatgggtttccacatacccggccgggtgagcctctaaACCCGGATGGGTTTctacatacccggccgggtgagcctctaaACCCGGGTGGGTTTCTAGACACCTGACCAGGCTTCCATTGAAGATCAAAATGCTCTGCtgcgtacccgggcgggtttcctcttacccgaccgggtttgctcttgaacttagaaaatttttggttTTGAAGATTTAGTTGTGCTGCGCACCCGGCCGGGTCCTGTAGTTATTTTCGATAGTAACTTCCCATATCCTCCGATCTTTTTTTTtaggatataaatagcttttgagggCGAATTTTGGGGACGGTTTTTTTTTCCTCTGTTTGGAGGGTTTGGTATTGAAGGGATTTCTCATATTATTTGCCTTgggggattgttaatcaacacttcgacattgtaattttaattatattgaaggtattagtttcaattctaatttcttgttcttgtttattattgttatctttgaatgcttgtttctccattaaatttgaatttgattttctccatgaatttcattgttgaacctcttattagttttattatacttagtgaatagttttatttctagggtttggtgaaattatgcaaaaggtcatgattcttgtttgattttaggatttaaacttggtttgtctaggtgattcaattgatgggtCTTAGATTGAATGCATGTTGGCcaatttgcaaattttattcgctcaattctataagcgagagctgcgagtttgagtgaacgatttccttctttgaacaattaagctttaatcgcgatagcttgttttattgtttgattgtcgaatttgtttgcgagagcaacaccTTCCTTCacctatattcattcctatcccaattgttgttcatgaatcatgatcgatgcaaagtgaatccttttagccctggacctttaattattgaattttattcatttcttgtttttgcgttttacttagataaacaaaaatccaactTTTGATCGTTAGTaatagtgaacttggttcaatttgtgactttatttgtctttccacagtggttcgaccctacttttCCAACTATATTAGTTAGGTGaaataggaattatttttggtagtaaaacgacctatcagACACAAAACTAATTTCAAACCGACATGAATGAATACTTCTACTCAATGCCAACCAATCACTATAAAAGTTTTAATAGAAGTATTCGTATAAgattttgttagattcgtcttaatacatAGTTttcattatataatttttatagtaGTAATATTTTATGTTACGTATttaatttagagatattaatgtacaaaatttactttaaaaatcgtataaaaaataaagtagataaataaaaagtaacggagaatttatattaaatttgatgAATATTAAAGTAGTACCTTGGCCATGTTTTTGAGTAATAGGACTATTCTTAATGCACTTGATGAATCTAAACTAGAGGTTGGTTCATCTAAGAGTAAAAGACAAGGATCAAGAAGCACTTCATTTCCTATACAAACCCTCTTTCTTTCTCCTCCTGATACTCCCTTCTTAAGTCCTCCTCCACCTCCTATTATTGAATTTTGGCACCTGGTAAAATAATCATATTCCCCGCATAAACATCAAAATGAATATTAAAAAGttgataatattttaatttacaattGTTCAGTTATACATTCTAAATCTCATAgatgaaaaatattaaagtgtATGTAAACAAATATTTGAGTGATCTATTTTCATATTAGTGTAAGGccttttggaaaataaaatctTGGGTGAGATTATACGTATCCTATTGGTTTGACCTAATTattaatacttcctctgttttctAGTATTTTagaatattgattaattttgaagatggaaatttgattaagatttttaagatatatctagatgataaaatatattcatgtgagttcttgttagatttgtcttaatatatacctttttatcatatattttttataattttttataatacatatttagagatattgaagtTTGAAAGGTGCTTTGAAagctgtgcaaaaagtaaatgcgaagaacaaaaaagaacggaatgattatttttttttgttaccaATTCCAAGACATAAAAAATCATTtctaagacttaaaagaccaattttaaagcttttaaagaCATTTAAGTTTCAAGacctaaaaaaaacaatttcaatAATTAAACAACACTTTCATCACTTAAAATTCTCATTCAATTTTTAAGTATAATGACTCAAACattaaaattagtattaaaaatttttaaattgccATTTATGTCTTAGAATTACTCTTCAAGTTttaaaattgaccttttaaatcttaaaattgatatattagaattttaaaaataatgtaaaattttactGGCTCTGGACCAATCACACAATTTCGACCGTCTTACAGGAAACTTCATTGCTCTTGAAAagatttcttaaaaaaattgtcGTGAAAACTCAGTCCAATACGGATAATATCATACTAATTTGACATTTAGTAATTGACCAAAAGTTTGGGGTTCGACCCCTACTGAGCGCCGGTATTAGTTGGGGGTTCTTGACTGCGTGCATAtctctttactccctccttAGGGGAATAGGTATGACTTGTCCGCATCgttcaggaaaaagaaaaacccCCACTTGGACTCTGCCTTATACGGGATACTGAAAATGTCCTTTACCTTTACCTTTACCTTTTAACCAAACAATAATGACGTTTGATAATTTAAACATTTAAGATGAAATAGTACCTTTCTAAACCAAGGTCTATTATAACTTCCATGGCTCGCTCTTGTTTCTGCTGTTTAGTCAATGTCTTTGGAAGCCGAAGCAAAGCAACATAAGTTAATGTCTCCTTCACGGTAAGGTGAGGAAACACTAAATCATCTTGTGTTACGTATCCAATCCTGTTCAATTTTTTGAATCTCGGTCATTTTGAGGAATCTAAATTCAAGCCTACTTATGACATAACTccaattatttgataaaaattatattaatattaatttatttaacatATAATATAGAAATAATGAGATTCTAGTTAATactatacataaaaaaatatatatatatatttaactcattcaatattaatattttaaatttgcccGTGTCCTATAGTTCTCATGATAACATGTTTTGATCATACTCAAAATATACACTTCATTCAAACAATATTTCATTATCGGTTAGCcaaatttttttagtatgattcTTGAATTCACCATATCATAAATAATGCTTTTGAAATACCATTTAACATCAAATGTCATTACATAAgctaatttactaagttaataCTACTTGTATGGTGGGACCATATATTCATAtccaaattacttgcaacatttacATAATAATACTATTTATTAACAATTTTGTTTACATAATCTCTACTTATGCAT
Protein-coding sequences here:
- the LOC130806471 gene encoding ABC transporter G family member 22-like; translated protein: MSKIHTQNSSKQGNANNNGIEAAVPMFRRRNHDLQSTNHVNFPIAFHPAGTSSSHASAANTDEPGEVIGKHEMNPESGIRKYEPILPSLAICLRFEDVKFKARMNELKNSSIEGEKYILQGVSGAANPGELLAMIGPSGGGKTTLLNLLSGRLTFNSGTITYNNLPYSKSLKRKIGYVTQDDLVFPHLTVKETLTYVALLRLPKTLTKQQKQERAMEVIIDLGLERCQNSIIGGGGGLKKGVSGGERKRVCIGNEVLLDPCLLLLDEPTSSLDSSSALRIVLLLKNMAKAGKTVVTTIHQPSSRLFSKFDKLILLGRGSSLYFGKASDAMKYFSSMGCSPLIAMNPAEFLLDLANGNMNEKSIPLQLEHTLSPTNSTSRPSQMEVHKYFVEECESRSWMIRNGKTKKATVEQSDIMLEYRRSNSKWKSSWWDQFCVLVSRGFKERRHEYFSCTRVIQVILTAIIVGLLWWHPNYSSSIDTSDQAGLLFFISVFWGFFPLFTAIFTFPQERVMLIKERSVGMYKLSAYFAARNITDLPLDLVLPTFFMLIMYFMVGLKPKFSAFFLTLLAIFLNIVASQGLGLSIGAAFMDIKKALTLASILIMSFMLSAGFFIHDVPGFISWLRYVSFNYHTNRLLLKIQFGCSSESLKSGRCEAPIIKGLKVDYSGKIEIGALIIMIIGYRFIAYLFLKRMKFRPA